A single window of Desulfobacterales bacterium DNA harbors:
- the rplL gene encoding 50S ribosomal protein L7/L12 — protein MAVSKDDVIEFISNMTVLELSELIKELEEKFGVSAAAPVAVAAAGGAPADAAAAEEKTEFDAVLTAIGDQKIKVIKEVRGVTSLGLKEAKELVESVPQPVKEGVSKEEAEEIKTKIEAVGGTVEIK, from the coding sequence ATGGCAGTAAGCAAAGATGATGTAATTGAGTTTATCTCTAATATGACCGTACTTGAGCTGTCCGAACTGATCAAGGAACTGGAAGAGAAGTTCGGGGTGTCCGCGGCCGCCCCGGTGGCCGTTGCCGCGGCGGGCGGCGCCCCTGCCGATGCCGCCGCTGCTGAGGAGAAGACCGAGTTCGACGCGGTCCTCACCGCAATCGGCGATCAGAAGATCAAGGTCATCAAGGAAGTCCGGGGGGTCACCTCCCTCGGTCTCAAGGAGGCCAAGGAACTGGTCGAGTCTGTTCCCCAGCCGGTCAAGGAAGGCGTGTCCAAGGAAGAGGCCGAGGAGATCAAGACCAAAATCGAGGCTGTCGGCGGCACTGTCGAGATCAAGTAG
- the rplJ gene encoding 50S ribosomal protein L10, protein MNREKKAEVVAELKDKFGRAGIAFVVDYQGLTVPVLEELRRALRNGDAEFRVAKNTFLRRAVEGTDYQGLQEHFKGTTAVAVSSGDPVQPAKILAEFAKDHPEFSLRSAVLDGKLLGPEEITALSRLPGREALLGQLLSVMNAVPTGLVQVLSGVPRTFMYALQAVKDQKEGPTN, encoded by the coding sequence TTGAATCGCGAGAAGAAGGCAGAGGTGGTTGCGGAACTTAAGGATAAGTTCGGCCGGGCCGGAATTGCCTTTGTTGTCGACTATCAAGGCCTGACCGTCCCGGTACTGGAAGAGTTGCGACGCGCCCTGCGCAACGGTGACGCCGAGTTCCGGGTAGCCAAGAATACCTTTTTGCGCCGCGCGGTGGAAGGAACCGACTACCAGGGGCTGCAGGAACACTTCAAGGGAACCACCGCCGTGGCGGTGTCCTCCGGTGACCCGGTGCAGCCGGCCAAGATCCTGGCCGAGTTTGCCAAGGATCATCCTGAGTTCTCGCTCCGCTCCGCAGTGCTGGACGGCAAGCTGCTCGGTCCGGAGGAGATCACCGCATTGTCCAGGCTGCCCGGCCGGGAGGCGCTCCTGGGTCAGCTGCTTTCGGTGATGAACGCTGTTCCCACCGGCCTGGTCCAGGTATTAAGCGGCGTACCGAGAACATTCATGTACGCATTGCAGGCAGTCAAGGACCAGAAAGAAGGCCCAACCAACTGA
- the rplK gene encoding 50S ribosomal protein L11: MAKKITGYIKLQIPAGKANPSPPVGPALGQQGVNIMEFCKAFNAKTQGQGDMIIPAVITVYADRSFSFITKTPPASVLLLKAAGLKSGSSNPKVERVGKVGRAKIREIAELKMPDLNAYDVEGAMRIIEGTARSCGLTVVDG; this comes from the coding sequence ATGGCTAAGAAAATTACCGGATATATTAAACTGCAGATCCCGGCCGGAAAGGCGAATCCTTCTCCGCCGGTTGGCCCGGCTCTGGGCCAGCAAGGCGTTAACATCATGGAGTTCTGCAAGGCCTTTAATGCCAAGACCCAGGGCCAGGGCGATATGATTATTCCGGCGGTGATTACCGTGTATGCTGATCGCTCCTTTTCGTTTATTACCAAGACGCCGCCCGCCTCGGTGCTGCTCTTGAAGGCCGCCGGCCTGAAGAGCGGGTCGAGCAACCCCAAGGTTGAGCGGGTCGGCAAGGTCGGCAGGGCCAAGATCCGGGAGATCGCTGAACTGAAGATGCCGGATCTCAATGCCTATGATGTCGAGGGGGCGATGCGGATCATCGAGGGGACGGCCCGGAGTTGCGGCCTGACCGTTGTCGATGGCTAG
- the rplA gene encoding 50S ribosomal protein L1 produces MARRGKNYKKVTADIDTSRLYTVEEGIDQALHSSYAKFDESVDIAIRLGVDPRHADQMVRSSVVLPNGTGREIRVLVFAKGDKEKEALEAGADYAGGDDLVAKIQGGWLEFDRTVATPDMMATVGKIGRILGPRNLMPNAKLGTVTFDVARVVGEIKAGKVDFKVDKAGVVHAMLGKVSFGREKLQENILAFIDKIVQLKPSTSKGIYMRSVSLSTTMGPGIKIDPLDARALVK; encoded by the coding sequence ATGGCAAGGCGAGGAAAAAACTACAAGAAGGTTACTGCTGATATTGATACCTCCAGGCTCTATACCGTTGAGGAGGGGATTGACCAGGCTCTGCATTCCAGCTATGCCAAGTTTGACGAATCCGTTGATATCGCAATCAGGTTGGGGGTTGATCCCCGGCATGCCGATCAGATGGTGCGGAGCAGCGTGGTGCTTCCCAACGGCACCGGCCGGGAGATCCGGGTGCTGGTCTTTGCCAAGGGAGACAAGGAAAAAGAGGCACTGGAGGCCGGGGCTGATTATGCTGGCGGCGATGATCTGGTTGCCAAAATCCAGGGGGGATGGCTGGAGTTCGATCGCACGGTGGCCACCCCGGATATGATGGCCACCGTGGGTAAGATCGGCCGGATCCTCGGACCGCGCAACCTGATGCCCAACGCCAAGCTGGGCACCGTGACCTTTGACGTCGCCCGGGTGGTCGGTGAGATCAAGGCCGGTAAGGTTGATTTCAAGGTGGACAAGGCCGGGGTGGTGCATGCGATGCTGGGCAAGGTCTCCTTTGGCCGGGAGAAATTGCAGGAAAACATCCTGGCCTTTATCGATAAGATCGTTCAACTCAAACCATCCACCAGCAAAGGGATTTACATGCGCTCGGTCAGCCTGTCAACAACCATGGGCCCTGGGATCAAGATCGATCCCCTGGATGCACGGGCCCTGGTAAAGTAG